CAATTACAAGTGTTGGGAGAGGTTTTAGCCGTTATATGGGCTCAATATCAAGGAAGAAAAGAAAGGCTGACAGAATGATAGGCCTTCTAATTGACGGGCCCAATATCTTGAGGAAAGAATTTGACATTAATCTAGAGGATATAAAAAAGATTCTAGAGGACATGGGGGACATAAGAATCGGAAAAGTTTTATTGAATCAGTTTGCACCTCATGGCCTTATTGAGGCTATTGCAAACCAGGGCTTTGATGCTATTGTTGTCACAGGGGATATTGATGTCAGGATGGGTGTTGAAGCCATGGAGATAATTTACAATGAGAATATCAACACCATTGCAATCGCTACAAGAGATGCAGATTTTGTACCTATACTTGCAAAGGCAAAGGAGCATGGGAAGGAAACAATAGTCATTGGGGCTGAACCTGGATTTTCTATAGCCCTCCAAAACACTTCAGACTTTGTCATCAAGATGGGAAAGATCCCACCAGAAGTAGTTGAAGAGGAAGCTGAGGAGCTAAGGATTGAGGGCGAAGAACTAGAAGATTCCTATTAATTTTTTATTTTCTTAGTAAGTTTTATAAGTTTCGGGCGCTTTAATAATAGAGTGGAAACAAGGGACGAAAATAGTGTTCTTACAAGAACAGAGATGCAGATAATAAAATCTCTGAAACTTTCTTTTAGAACATATGACGATTTGGAGAAGGAAGGGGTTGGTGATTCTAAGACACTTAACTCTGCGATAAATGCACTTTTATCAAAGAGATTAATGTCTCAGATGATCAAAGAGAATGACCTTGGCTATTCCACAGAATATTTCTTGACGCCCAAAGGGATTGAGATGTCAAAGATTTTATCTCTCATGCGAATCTATAAATTTCCAGACGAGGGCATGACAAGATTGAAACTCAGAATTTTAGAGTTTTTGGACAAAGAAAAAAAGCTTGAGAAGATAACGGAGTTCCTAGATATAGAAGAGGCGGAAGTCAAGAGAAATCTTAGAGTGCTTGTCAACACGAATCTTATAAAAAAGGAAGAGGACATCTATTCTATAACTTACCCCGGCGGAAAGTTCTTGAGTTTATTCTTAAAGTAAGGCGATTTTATGGACATTCTTTATCTTGAGTGGAGCAAGGTAGATGAAGCGATTTGGACAATGTGTGACCACATAAGAAGGGATTATGATTTTGACGTCATTGTTGGTATCTCTAGAGGCGGACTAATACCGGCTGTCAGAATTTCCCACATATTCGATAACAAGCGTCTTTTATTAATGGAGGCAAAGTACTACAAGGATATAGGTGTAAGGGATGACAAGCCCCGAATAACTCTGCCTTTAAAAAAAGAAGATGTCCTTGGAAAA
Above is a window of Methanofastidiosum sp. DNA encoding:
- a CDS encoding TIGR00288 family NYN domain-containing protein, whose protein sequence is MGSISRKKRKADRMIGLLIDGPNILRKEFDINLEDIKKILEDMGDIRIGKVLLNQFAPHGLIEAIANQGFDAIVVTGDIDVRMGVEAMEIIYNENINTIAIATRDADFVPILAKAKEHGKETIVIGAEPGFSIALQNTSDFVIKMGKIPPEVVEEEAEELRIEGEELEDSY
- a CDS encoding phosphoribosyltransferase, whose product is MDILYLEWSKVDEAIWTMCDHIRRDYDFDVIVGISRGGLIPAVRISHIFDNKRLLLMEAKYYKDIGVRDDKPRITLPLKKEDVLGKKILLVDDVADTGGTLVAVKDYIEGLSPKELRVAVVASKPISIVKPDYTVFNTDQWIIFPWEKMPVEKKK